A window of Exiguobacterium sp. FSL W8-0210 genomic DNA:
ATTTCAGGATTGCTCTCACTTGTCCATGTCGAGAACCAAATCGAACGAGAATTTTCGTTTGATCGATGGTCACTTCTCCATATTTGTTCACCTTCAAGAGTTCCTCCCTAAACACCGGAAAATCTTCTTCCAGCAGTCGAAGGAGATACTTTTGCTCTTCCACAACGAGATCTTTGATCCGTACTTTCTTTTCGTAATGTATACGTTCCATGTCATCCCTGAGGGATGATGCGAGGCGCCGGTTCAACGACTGTCAACAGCGGTTTAAAATCCCTTCTTAATAACGGATTAAAAATCCCTTTTTTACACGTTACTCTTGGAAACTATCGACACGGGTCGGCTGGATGCCGGCCCGTTTCTTTTCCCTCATCCGATATGAATCTCCCCGAATGTTAAAAGTGGTCGCATGATGAAGAAGACGATCTAAAATTGCGGTTGCCAAAACCTCGTCACCAAATATTTGTCGACGTCAAGTAGAAATTGACGTTTTCTGCTCGATTGATATTTACACTTCTGTTGAAAATAAATTCTTACGATTTCTCATGCGATGACTGTCGTCATCGCTATGAATCACTTCGACACGATGTAAGAGACGGTCTAATATTGCAGTTGTGATTCCTTGATCACCAATTAGTTCGCCCCATTGATCCGGACTTTTATTCGAGGTTAGAATAATTGAGCTTCGTTCATACAGATGATTGATAAGATGGAAGAATAGATTAGCTTCTCTCTGATCCATCGCCATATACATCAAATCGTCAACGATGACGAGATCGGATTCTCTCAAACGCTTTAGTTGAACTTTAGACTTATTAGAAAACTCCTCCGATTTCAATAAGTGAATCAACTCACCCATCGTAACGAAAAATACTCTGTATCCACGTTGGACAGCTTCTAATCCCAAGCCGACTGCTAAAAACGTTTTGCCGACGCCAGGCGGACCGAGTAGGATTAAGTTATAATGCTGCTCGAGCCAACTCAATTCGATCAACTGCTTCAATTGTCGGCCCGTCAGGGCCGTTTGTTCATCAATTTTAAATTCTGATAATGGCTTCAAAAAAGGGAAGCGAGCCCATTTCATACGTCTTTCTAAGCTCTTCGCTTCTCGTTTCTCCCGTTCATGACGTGTGATGGCTTCGAGAAACTCTAGATACGTCCAAGATGATTTCTCAGCTTCTCGTAAAATCTGTGGAAGCGCATCGGCGGTCTCCGCCAATCTCAACTGTCTGAACTGCTGTTGTAAGTCTGTCACGGTCTGATTCATCACACGTCTCCTCTCAAGATACTGACATACGTACTTAACGGACGTGTGTTCACTTGGATATCAGAAACATGTTTTCCGATGGAATGGACACGTGATTCCGCGATCGGACTCGTATTCGAACTCAGGTAACGTGCGACGTCTCGAAAGTCATTCGCGCTGTATAGCTTCTCCTGTGTACATTTCTCGAGTGACTGGTCCAATTGCGGACCATAGTCATGGATGACATTTTCGATGATCGCTAACTGCTCACGCTTGTAGCGCGGAAATTTTTTGCAGAGTTCTTCCAAGTAATGCGTGGCTTTTTCCTCATCCGTAAAGTGGCCGGTCAGATGTTGTTTAAGCTCGTCGATGCCATGTGAACGATCCCTTAGATGATGACGGCTCTGAATCAATTTCCCTCTTTCTGAACTGACGGGATGATCCGCAATCACTTTCCCTTCCGGCTGTGTCCGGATGAGCAGTCGGTTAGCGTCAGTCAACTCGATAAAGACGGTGTTGGCCGCATAGGAAGAATAGGTCCCGAGAGGGACTGAATAACGATTGGAACGGTATCGAATCGTATTGTCCTTGCTAACGTTCCTTGCTATACTCGACACATGGGTACTTTCATATGAGAGTAACGAATGGACCGGTTGTAAGTGTTGTTTTTCGAAGGAGAACACTTCAGCTGGTCTTTTTTTCGTTGTCTGATGGACATTATGATTTCCTGTCCGTGCTAGCCACTGCGACGCCCGTCGATTCCAATCTTCGATGTTCGAATACACACGGCTATCCGCAAAGTTTCCTTTGATATACTTGACGACGTTCTCGATCATTCCTTTAGATTCTGGGTCCGCACGCCTGCACAAATGGACGTTGAATTTTCTTTGCTGCACATATTGTTGGAATTCAGAGGTCAATAGGAGTTCACCTGCATTTTCACTGACCGCAATCAGATGATCTTGATCGTAGACAATTTCGGTTGTCCGTCCGCCGTAAAACTGGAAGGCATTCTCATGACAACGTATAGCGTCTCGTGTCGTGAATGGTCTGTTCTGCCACTCCATATACTTCATGCGAGAGTGAGCGAGCACGAAAGCGATGAAGTATAACTTGATTTCTTTGTTACTCTTCGTTCTTTGCTTCGTTTCTCCCCAGTCAACTTGGAGTTGTTTTCCCATCGGTTGTTCAGGAATCGCCTCGTATTGGCGTACCTTCCGTTTTTTATCGATTTGATTTACTTCGCGTATTTCTCTGACATACGTCCTGACGGTGCTTCCACCGACTAGAAGTTCCGGATATCTTTCCAGTAACCAATCATGGATTTGAGCGCTGCTGAGGTGTGGGAACTCCTCTAACCAGGCTACTATCCAGTCTTTGTACGGATCCAACTTTTTGACCCTCGATTGCGATAACTCTTCTGAATGACTTTTCACTTCTTCGAAAGTCATGTTCAAATACTTATAGACCGTAGGTCTTGAGATTTTAAGTTCTTTTGCAATTTGAGCAATCTTAAATTTTTTTGATGTGACTGATGGATTTTGATATGTAGCATTAACTTTTCCTCCAACGTTTTTCCTTCCAGATCAAATAATGACAGTCACTATTTTACTAGAGTTCTAAATAAATTGAGCAAAAGTGTAAAGCGTCATCGAGCAAAAACCGTCAACTAAATTCTAACGGTTACAATCCCGTCTCGTCAGAGATGGCTTTGATTGTCCATCCTTTGCTTCTTAACTCACGAATCATAAAAAAATCCCTCACTTCGGATCATGTCTCACACTCCATTTTCAGGTTGTCAGAATCATTATCCGTTAATTTGAGGGATTTTTAATACATTGATACAAGGGATTTTAACAGCGTTGATTACAAGCAACATCGATAAGTAAATCTAAATCACGAAACATCCGTAGCCCAATCGAATGATAAATTTTTT
This region includes:
- the istB gene encoding IS21-like element helper ATPase IstB; its protein translation is MNQTVTDLQQQFRQLRLAETADALPQILREAEKSSWTYLEFLEAITRHEREKREAKSLERRMKWARFPFLKPLSEFKIDEQTALTGRQLKQLIELSWLEQHYNLILLGPPGVGKTFLAVGLGLEAVQRGYRVFFVTMGELIHLLKSEEFSNKSKVQLKRLRESDLVIVDDLMYMAMDQREANLFFHLINHLYERSSIILTSNKSPDQWGELIGDQGITTAILDRLLHRVEVIHSDDDSHRMRNRKNLFSTEV